From a region of the Theobroma cacao cultivar B97-61/B2 chromosome 8, Criollo_cocoa_genome_V2, whole genome shotgun sequence genome:
- the LOC18591175 gene encoding probable BOI-related E3 ubiquitin-protein ligase 2, translating into MAFPHHHFQQHYQPHQQHQQQSKSFRNLYTTDDQISPALAYYSAPNLQDQSQHPPYIPPFHVVGFAPGPVPVTDGSDGGAELQWNNGVEPKRKKLKEQDFLENNSQISSVDFFQARSVSTGLGLSLDNNNNNRMASSGDSALLSLIGDDIDHELQRQDAEIDRFLKVQGDRLRQSVLEKVQASQLQTISLVEEKILQKLREKEEELENINKKNMELEERMEQWTMEAGAWQQRARYNENMITALKFNLQQVYAQSRDSKEGCGDSEVDDTASCCNGRALNFHLLCKENSDMKELMTCKVCRVNEACMLLLPCKHLCLCKGCESKLSFCPLCQSSKFIGMEVFM; encoded by the exons ATGGCTTTCCCTCATCACCACTTTCAACAACACTATCAACCTCACCAACAACATCAACAGCAATCGAAAAGTTTCAG GAACTTATACACAACCGACGATCAGATTTCACCGGCACTTGCTTATTACAGTGCGCCTAATTTGCAAGATCAGTCTCAACATCCTCCTTATATCCCTCCTT TTCATGTTGTTGGCTTTGCGCCGGGTCCGGTGCCGGTGACAGATGGGAGTGATGGAGGAGCCGAGTTGCAATGGAATAATGGGGTTGAGcctaaaaggaaaaaattgaaggaaCAAGACTTTTTGGAGAACAATTCACAGATATCTTCtgttgatttttttcaagCACGGTCAGTCTCAACAGGATTAGGTTTGTCActagataataataataataatcggATGGCCTCTTCTGGTGACTCGGCTTTGTTGTCACTCATTGGTGATGACATTGATCATGAGCTGCAGCGACAGGATGCAGAGATTGATAGGTTCCTCAAAGTTCAG GGTGACCGATTACGGCAATCTGTGTTGGAGAAGGTTCAGGCTAGCCAACTTCAGACAATTTCCTTGGTCgaagagaaaattttgcaGAAACTTCgtgagaaagaagaagaattggaAAATATTAACAAGAAGAATATGGAACTTGAGGAGCGAATGGAGCAATGGACCATGGAAGCGGGTGCCTGGCAGCAGCGTGCCAGATACAATGAGAACATGATTACTGCCCTCAAGTTTAATCTTCAGCAAGTTTATGCTCAAAGTAGAGATAGTAAGGAAGGATGTGGTGATAGTGAGGTTGATGATACAGCTTCATGCTGCAATGGCCGAGCCCTTAATTTCCACCTGCTCTGCAAGGAGAATAGTGACATGAAAGAGTTGATGACTTGTAAGGTTTGCAGAGTGAATGAAGCCTGCATGCTTTTGTTACCTTGTAAGCATCTCTGCCTGTGTAAAGGTTGTGAAAGTAAGCTTAGTTTTTGTCCCTTGTGTCAGTCATCTAAGTTTATTGGCATGGAGGTCTTTATGTAA
- the LOC18591173 gene encoding uncharacterized protein LOC18591173: MHAKTDSEVTSLAPSSPTRSPRRPVYYVQSPSRDSHDGEKTTTSFHSTPVLSPMGSPPHSHSSVGRHSRESSSSRFSGSLKPGSRKISPNDASSGRAHSKGHKQWKECDVIEEEGLLENEEREKGLPRRCYVLAFVLGFFILFSMFSLILWGASRPQKPKIRMQSIKFEQFKIQAGSDFTGVATDMITMNSTVKMIYRNTGTFFGVHVTSTPLDLSYSQINIASGTMKKFYQSRKSQRSVQVMVMGNKVPLYGSGASLSSSTGTTSLPVSLNLNFVVRSRAYVLGKLVKPKFSKRIDCDITFDPKKLNVPISLKQSCTYD; this comes from the exons ATGCACGCCAAGACAGACTCAGAGGTCACCAGCCTCGCCCCATCATCGCCGACGAGGTCCCCTCGGCGTCCAGTTTACTATGTGCAGAGCCCTTCACGTGATTCTCATGATGGAGAAAAAACCACGACGTCTTTCCACTCCACGCCGGTGCTCAGCCCCATGGGCTCACCACCACACTCCCATTCCTCAGTGGGCCGCCACTCGCGTGAGTCCTCATCGAGTCGCTTTTCCGGATCGCTCAAACCCGGATCCCGCAAGATCTCGCCTAACGACGCGTCGTCTGGAAGAGCACACAGCAAGGGACATAAGCAATGGAAAGAATGTGATGTGATTGAAGAAGAGGGACTCCTGGAAAATGAAGAGCGTGAAAAGGGACTCCCTCGAAGATGCTACGTTTTAGCTTTTGTTCTTGGCTTCTTTATTCTGTTCTCTATGTTTTCTTTGATTCTCTGGGGAGCTAGCAGACCCCAGAAACCCAAGATCAGAATGCAG AGTATAAAATTCGAGCAATTCAAGATCCAAGCTGGTTCGGATTTCACTGGGGTGGCGACTGATATGATCACCATGAATTCCACAGTGAAAATGATTTATCGCAACACCGGAACATTCTTTGGCGTCCATGTAACATCAACTCCTCTAGATCTGTCATATTCTCAAATCAACATCGCTTCAGGAACC ATGAAGAAATTTTACCAATCAAGGAAGAGCCAAAGGTCTGTACAGGTAATGGTTATGGGAAACAAGGTTCCTTTGTACGGAAGTGGAGCGAGTTTGAGCAGTTCAACGGGCACAACATCTCTTCCAGTTTCACTTAATCTGAACTTCGTTGTCCGTTCAAGAGCTTATGTCTTGGGCAAATTGGTAAAGCCAAAATTCTCCAAGAGAATCGACTGTGACATAACTTTCGATCCCAAGAAACTCAATGTCCCCATTTCACTCAAGCAATCTTGCACATACGATTGA
- the LOC18591171 gene encoding subtilisin-like protease SBT1.9, with amino-acid sequence MSFSDGVCQLNCLHSVFLTFVMFTLHVHSVSVNTYIVHMDKSFMPKIFASHHSWYSSTVDSLKSRNTALSSNPRTSPTLLYSYDSGAHGFSAVLSPDELETLKKSPGFVSAYPDRSVTLDTTHTPEFLSLNPYSGLWPASNYGEDIIIGVIDSGVWPESDSYKDDGMTPVPARWNGICEEGQEFNSSMCNSKLIGARYFNKGVIAANPGVNISMNSARDTIGHGTHTSSTAAGNYVKDASFFGYAKGTARGMAPRSRLAMYKVLWEEGRYSADVLAGMDQAIADGVDVISISMGFDEVPLYKDPIAIASFAAMEKGVLVSSSAGNEGPNLGTLHNGIPWVLTVAAGTIDRSFAGIVSLGDGQTITGWTLFPASALVKELPLIYNKSLSACNSSHLLSDAPVGIIICDNTGSLPIQIGRITRSRVYGAIFISDEPELGGSMPCPGVVISTEDAPALIKYATSIKDATASIKFQQTILGTKPAPAVASYTSRGPSPSYPGILKPDIMAPGSIVLAAYSPNSIAATIGDYIFLSSNVAMPSGTSMACPHASGIAALLKGAHPDWSAAAIRSALVTTANPLDNTVKPIRDNGDDNLSFASPLAMGAGQIDPNQALDPGLIYDATPQDYVNLLCTMNFTRSQILTITRSKSYNCSNPSSDLNYPSFIALYNPNVTETVAKIFRRTVTNMGEGAATYNVKIVQPEGSTIVVSPETLVFKNTYEKQIFSVTISYSSHKKGRVSFGELVWVEENGKHTVRSPVVVSPIVSSWEGLFNVYI; translated from the coding sequence atgagTTTTTCTGATGGCGTTTGTCAGCTAAACTGTTTACACTCTGTCTTCCTCACATTTGTAATGTTCACTCTCCATGTTCACTCAGTGTCAgtaaatacatatattgtccATATGGACAAGTCCTTCATGCCCAAAATCTTTGCTAGTCATCATAGCTGGTACTCTTCCACAGTTGATTCTCTGAAATCAAGAAACACTGCCTTATCGAGCAACCCTCGAACCTCACCAACTCTGTTATACTCTTATGATAGTGGAGCTCATGGTTTTAGCGCTGTCCTGTCCCCCGATGAACTAGAAACGCTAAAGAAGTCTCCAGGATTTGTCTCAGCTTATCCTGACAGGAGTGTTACTCTTGACACAACCCATACCCCAGAATTCCTGTCCCTCAACCCTTACTCTGGGCTATGGCCTGCTTCAAACTATGGTGAAGATATCATCATCGGTGTTATTGACTCTGGTGTTTGGCCAGAGAGTGACAGCTATAAAGATGATGGCATGACTCCAGTTCCAGCCAGGTGGAACGGTATATGCGAGGAAGGACAGGAATTCAACTCCTCCATGTGTAACTCCAAGTTAATTGGAGCTAGGTACTTCAACAAGGGTGTGATTGCAGCAAATCCTGGAGTCAACATAAGCATGAATTCTGCTAGGGACACTATTGGTCATGGAACGCATACTTCCTCCACTGCAGCTGGAAACTATGTGAAAGATGCATCCTTTTTCGGGTATGCTAAAGGTACGGCAAGAGGTATGGCCCCACGTTCCAGGCTGGCCATGTACAAAGTCCTATGGGAGGAGGGGCGCTACTCAGCTGATGTTCTTGCTGGTATGGACCAGGCTATTGCTGATGGTGTGGATGTGATATCAATATCTATGGGGTTTGATGAAGTGCCATTGTATAAGGATCCTATTGCAATTGCTTCGTTTGCTGCTATGGAGAAAGGGGTGCTAGTCTCATCATCAGCAGGAAACGAGGGGCCAAATTTAGGGACATTGCACAATGGAATCCCATGGGTCCTGACAGTTGCAGCTGGCACCATTGATCGTTCTTTTGCTGGAATTGTGTCTCTAGGAGATGGGCAAACCATCACTGGATGGACCTTGTTTCCAGCAAGTGCTTTAGTTAAAGAGCTTCCATTGATTTACAACAAAAGTCTATCAGCATGCAATTCAAGCCATTTGTTATCTGACGCCCCCGTTGGGATCATCATATGTGACAACACCGGTTCTCTCCCTATTCAGATAGGGCGTATCACTAGGTCAAGGGTGTACGGAGCAATATTTATTTCTGATGAACCTGAATTAGGCGGTAGTATGCCCTGTCCAGGTGTTGTGATTAGTACCGAGGATGCACCTGCTCTTATTAAATATGCCACAAGTATTAAGGATGCTACAGCTAGCATCAAGTTTCAACAGACCATTTTAGGGACAAAGCCTGCACCAGCCGTGGCCTCTTACACTTCAAGAGGTCCTTCACCAAGCTATCCTGGCATCTTAAAGCCAGATATAATGGCACCTGGTTCTATTGTTTTGGCTGCTTATAGTCCAAACAGTATTGCAGCTACAATAGGGGATTATATATTCTTGTCCAGTAACGTTGCTATGCCCTCTGGAACATCCATGGCTTGTCCGCATGCTTCTGGTATAGCCGCACTCTTGAAAGGTGCACACCCTGATTGGAGTGCTGCTGCTATAAGGTCTGCCTTGGTGACTACTGCAAATCCATTGGACAACACTGTGAAACCAATCAGAGACAATGGTGATGACAATTTGTCTTTTGCTTCACCTTTAGCCATGGGAGCAGGCCAAATTGATCCAAATCAAGCACTTGATCCAGGTTTGATCTACGACGCAACCCCACAGGACTACGTGAATCTTTTGTGCACCATGAATTTCACTCGGAGTCAAATCTTGACCATCACAAGATCAAAGAGCTACAACTGCTCGAATCCATCTTCTGATCTTAATTACCCATCTTTTATTGCTTTATACAATCCTAATGTGACGGAAACTGTAGCCAAAATATTCCGGAGGACTGTGACAAATATGGGAGAAGGTGCCGCAACTTACAATGTTAAGATAGTGCAGCCTGAGGGTTCAACTATTGTTGTTTCGCCAGAGACATTGGTCTTTAAAAATACATATGAGAAGCAGATCTTTAGTGTGACTATAAGTTATAGCAGTCACAAGAAGGGAAGAGTTTCATTTGGTGAACTTGTTTGGGttgaagaaaatggaaaacacACCGTCAGGAGCCCTGTTGTGGTGTCACCTATTGTAAGTTCTTGGGAGGGtttatttaatgtttatatttaa
- the LOC18591172 gene encoding subtilisin-like protease SBT1.9, producing MAADHTKILFVWLSFIVPFIFTKLAEADNYIVQMDLSAKPKAFSGQQSWYLATLASLSANWRANTNATIPSSKLIYTYNHVIQGFSASLTPAELEALKNAPGYVSSIRDRTVKVDTTHSFKFLGLNSSTGAWPVSNFGKDVIIGVIDTGVWPESGSFNDNGMTDVPSKWKGGCENGTQFNSSLCNKKLIGARSFNKGLIAHNPNITISMNSPRDTEGHGTHTSTTAAGTYVQDASYFGYAMGTARGMAPGARVAMYKALWEEGAYTTDIIAAIDQAITDGVDVLSMSLGLDELELYEDPIAIATFAAIEKNIFVSTSAGNEGPDVETLHNGTPWVLTVAAGTMDREFGATLTLGNKGSVDGLALFPGNFSASQFPIVFDACEKASELRKLGQKIVVCQDPGKEGSLNDQFNSVQVAGNAAGVFITNNSDVEVFIQGPFPAMFLEQKDGDTVLDYIKRNIDPKASMEFKKTFLGTKPSPTVTSYTSRGPSYSCPSVLKPDIMAPGDLVLAAWPPNLGVARVNEDLLFSSFNLLSGTSMACPHATGVAALLKGAYPYWSPAAIRSALMTTSDLIDNTGSPIKDTGDNLRPASPLAMGAGHINPNKALDPGLIYDATVEDYVNLLCGLNFTAEQIKTITKSSNNCSNPALDLNYPSFIAFFNDRDAKRNSKTVKEFQRTVTNVGEGSSTYKATVTPINGVKVTVEPDQLVFKEKNDKKNFKLSVEAPSQLDEAVSFGYLTWEDIGGKHVVRSPIVATSYSIEK from the coding sequence ATGGCTGCTGATCATACTAAAATCCTGTTCGTTTGGCTTTCCTTCATTGTCCCATTTATCTTTACCAAGCTAGCTGAAGCTGACAATTATATTGTCCAGATGGACCTATCAGCCAAGCCCAAAGCCTTTTCCGGCCAGCAAAGCTGGTACTTGGCCACCCTTGCGTCTTTATCAGCCAACTGGAGAGCTAACACCAATGCAACAATTCCCTCTTCTAAACTTATCTATACTTATAACCATGTTATTCAAGGTTTTAGCGCAAGTCTCACACCGGCAGAGCTTGAGGCCCTGAAAAACGCTCCAGGGTATGTTTCTTCCATTAGAGATAGAACTGTCAAGGTTGATACCACTCATTCTTTCAAATTTCTAGGCCTGAATTCCAGCACAGGTGCGTGGCCGGTGTCAAATTTTGGCAAAGATGTCATTATTGGGGTGATTGATACAGGGGTTTGGCCAGAAAGCGGAAGCTTTAATGATAATGGAATGACTGATGTTCCATCAAAATGGAAAGGAGGATGTGAAAATGGCACCCAATTCAACTCCTCATTGTGCAACAAAAAGCTCATTGGTGCGCGGTCTTTCAATAAAGGTCTGATAGCTCACAATCCCAATATCACCATCTCAATGAATTCTCCGCGCGACACAGAAGGACACGGGACCCACACTTCAACAACTGCCGCTGGAACTTATGTGCAAGATGCATCATACTTTGGCTATGCCATGGGAACTGCTAGAGGAATGGCCCCAGGGGCTCGGGTGGCCATGTACAAAGCCCTCTGGGAAGAAGGAGCTTACACAACAGATATAATTGCTGCAATTGATCAAGCAATTACTGACGGTGTTGATGTTCTTTCCATGTCATTGGGCTTGGATGAGCTTGAGTTGTATGAAGACCCTATTGCAATAGCCACATTTGCAGCCATAGAGAAGAATATATTCGTTTCAACATCTGCAGGAAATGAAGGGCCAGATGTAGAGACCCTACACAATGGTACACCTTGGGTTTTAACTGTCGCTGCTGGTACCATGGATCGAGAATTTGGCGCAACTTTAACTCTTGGAAACAAAGGTTCCGTGGATGGTTTGGCTCTATTTCCAGGGAATTTTTCTGCAAGCCAATTCCCAATTGTTTTCGACGCATGTGAGAAAGCGAGTGAATTGAGGAAACTTGGGCAAAAGATTGTTGTGTGCCAAGATCCAGGCAAGGAAGGTTCCCTCAATGACCAGTTTAACAGCGTCCAAGTTGCAGGAAATGCTGCTGGTGTCTTCATAACGAATAACAGTGACGTGGAAGTATTCATCCAGGGCCCATTTCCAGCCATGTTCTTGGAACAAAAGGATGGTGATACCGTTCTGGACTACATTAAGAGGAACATTGACCCAAAAGCCAGCAtggaatttaaaaaaacattCCTGGGTACTAAACCTTCACCAACTGTAACAAGCTATACCTCTAGAGGGCCATCCTACAGTTGTCCATCAGTTTTGAAGCCTGACATTATGGCTCCTGGTGACTTAGTCCTAGCTGCATGGCCTCCAAACCTTGGAGTGGCCCGTGTAAATGAGGACCTCCTGTTTAGTAGCTTCAATTTACTTTCGGGAACATCCATGGCATGCCCCCATGCGACAGGAGTAGCAGCACTTTTGAAAGGAGCATATCCTTATTGGAGCCCCGCAGCCATCAGATCAGCCTTGATGACCACATCTGATCTCATTGATAACACGGGCAGTCCTATCAAGGATACAGGTGACAATCTCCGACCTGCCAGTCCTCTAGCCATGGGAGCTGGTCATATCAATCCAAACAAAGCGTTAGACCCCGGCCTCATTTACGATGCTACCGTTGAAGATTACGTGAATCTTCTTTGTGGGCTAAACTTCACCGCGGAACAAATTAAAACCATCACAAAATCATCAAACAACTGTTCGAACCCGGCTCTGGATCTTAACTACCCTTCTTTTATTGCGTTTTTCAATGACAGGGACGCAAAACGAAATTCTAAAACTGTGAAGGAATTTCAAAGAACGGTGACTAATGTCGGAGAAGGAAGCTCCACCTACAAAGCAACAGTAACACCGATCAATGGAGTAAAGGTAACTGTCGAGCCAGACCAGTTGGTCTTCAAGGAAAAAAACGACAAGAAAAACTTCAAGCTGAGTGTAGAAGCTCCAAGTCAGCTGGATGAGGCAGTGTCTTTCGGTTATCTCACTTGGGAAGATATCGGAGGTAAACACGTAGTCAGAAGTCCCATAGTCGCCACAAGCTACAGCATAGAAAAATGA
- the LOC18591174 gene encoding protein RALF-like 34 — protein sequence MASTYIRVLLIISMLLLTLSSAQADHTSFQLMTEETEWPWTMSVYDELGASEEEEGGIARRSLYWKRMHYYISYGALSANRIPCPPRSGRSYYTHNCFKAREPANPYTRGCSRITRCRR from the coding sequence atgGCATCCACATATATCAGAGTGCTTCTTATCATCTCAATGCTACTACTCACTCTCAGCAGCGCTCAGGCTGATCACACCAGTTTCCAGCTCATGACTGAGGAAACTGAATGGCCCTGGACGATGTCTGTGTACGATGAGTTGGGTGCCAGTGAAGAGGAAGAAGGTGGCATAGCTAGGAGGTCTCTATATTGGAAACGAATGCACTATTACATATCTTATGGGGCACTTTCTGCTAACAGGATTCCATGCCCCCCTCGTTCTGGGAGGTCTTACTACACTCACAATTGCTTTAAAGCCAGAGAGCCTGCTAACCCCTACACCAGAGGCTGCTCTAGAATCACCCGTTGCAGGAGATAA